The following coding sequences are from one Bradyrhizobium sp. WSM471 window:
- a CDS encoding outer membrane protein: protein MRSVKSLLAAGAATLISSMAFAADMPIAAPPPMYAPPAPPADFGGWYLRGDVGMTNQRAKSIEGAVAPGFTKTTEGLGFDSATLFDLGVGYRFNNWFRGDVIGQYRGRANLHGSDNVIGPGFVGVNNYSGSKSEWVVMANAYVDLGTWWCITPFIGAGVGGSYNKISGFRDDGVSYSPLLNNSVAYFADNGKWNLAWAAHAGLAYKVNPGFTVELAYSYMNLGDAAPGNYRLFDNSASGPSTIKIKELTSHDIKLGVRWDLSSPPAYMPPLVTKG from the coding sequence ATGCGTAGCGTTAAGTCTCTCCTTGCCGCGGGTGCGGCAACCCTGATCTCCTCGATGGCGTTCGCCGCCGACATGCCGATCGCGGCGCCCCCTCCGATGTACGCTCCCCCGGCTCCGCCCGCCGACTTCGGCGGCTGGTATCTGCGCGGCGACGTCGGCATGACCAACCAGCGCGCCAAGAGCATCGAGGGCGCCGTAGCGCCTGGGTTTACGAAGACGACGGAGGGACTCGGCTTCGACTCGGCGACGCTGTTCGATCTCGGTGTCGGCTACCGCTTCAACAACTGGTTCCGTGGCGACGTGATCGGCCAGTACCGGGGCAGGGCCAATCTGCACGGCAGCGACAACGTCATTGGACCCGGCTTCGTCGGCGTCAACAATTACAGCGGCAGCAAGTCCGAGTGGGTCGTCATGGCGAATGCCTATGTCGATCTCGGCACCTGGTGGTGCATCACCCCGTTCATCGGCGCCGGTGTCGGCGGCTCCTACAACAAGATTAGCGGCTTCCGCGACGACGGCGTGTCGTACAGCCCGCTGCTCAACAACAGCGTCGCCTACTTCGCCGACAACGGAAAGTGGAACCTCGCCTGGGCCGCCCACGCCGGTCTCGCCTACAAGGTCAATCCCGGGTTCACCGTCGAACTGGCCTACAGCTACATGAACCTCGGCGATGCGGCGCCCGGCAACTACCGCTTGTTCGACAACAGCGCCTCGGGTCCGTCCACGATCAAGATCAAGGAGCTCACCTCGCACGACATCAAACTCGGCGTGCGCTGGGATCTCAGCAGCCCGCCGGCCTACATGCCGCCGCTCGTCACCAAGGGCTGA
- a CDS encoding MFS transporter, giving the protein MNKPVVVSEETLTEPVIVGDVAPAAKGAAGPAYVVLAGISFSHFLNDTMQSLIASVYPILKDTYALDFAQIGMITLAFQFTASLLQPVVGHYTDKKAQPYSLSIGMASTFFGLLLLSAAHQYLVILVAAALVGLGSAVFHPESARIARLASGGRYGFAQSVFQLGGSFGTSMGPVLAALIVVPFGQGSIAWFSSIAFLAILILWRIGRWYEPQIKAKKTAMAQAHPDSPNSRRVVVALLVLVALLFSKQLYVSSLSSYYIFYLIDRFGVSTRAAQMYLFIFLAANAVGAFLGGPLGDRFGRKIVIWISILGALPFTLALPYAGLYASAVLSVVIGLIISSTTSSIIVFAQELVPHRFGMISGVFFGVAFGIGGLGAAVLGKLADHTSIAFVYQVCAYLPAIGLLAVFLPKLPRHGR; this is encoded by the coding sequence TTGAACAAGCCTGTCGTCGTCTCAGAGGAAACACTGACCGAGCCCGTCATCGTCGGTGACGTCGCGCCCGCCGCCAAAGGTGCCGCGGGGCCGGCTTATGTCGTGCTGGCCGGCATCAGCTTCTCGCACTTCCTCAACGACACCATGCAGTCGCTGATCGCTTCCGTGTATCCGATCCTGAAGGACACCTACGCGCTCGACTTCGCGCAGATCGGCATGATCACGCTGGCCTTCCAGTTCACGGCCTCGCTGCTCCAGCCGGTGGTCGGCCACTATACCGACAAGAAGGCGCAGCCCTATTCGTTGTCGATCGGCATGGCCTCGACCTTCTTCGGTCTGTTGCTGCTCAGTGCCGCCCACCAATATCTGGTCATCCTCGTCGCCGCCGCGCTGGTCGGCCTCGGCTCGGCGGTGTTTCACCCGGAGTCGGCGCGCATCGCGCGGCTCGCCTCCGGCGGCCGCTACGGTTTTGCGCAATCGGTGTTCCAGCTCGGCGGCAGTTTTGGCACCTCGATGGGACCGGTGCTCGCCGCGCTCATCGTCGTGCCGTTCGGGCAGGGCAGCATCGCCTGGTTCTCCTCGATCGCCTTCCTCGCGATCCTCATCCTCTGGCGCATCGGCCGCTGGTACGAACCGCAGATCAAGGCGAAGAAGACCGCGATGGCTCAAGCCCATCCCGATTCGCCGAACTCGCGTCGCGTCGTCGTTGCGCTCCTCGTGCTGGTCGCGCTGCTGTTCTCGAAACAGCTCTATGTCTCGAGCCTGTCGAGCTACTACATCTTCTATCTGATCGACCGCTTTGGCGTGTCGACCCGGGCGGCGCAGATGTATCTCTTCATTTTCCTCGCGGCGAACGCGGTCGGCGCTTTTCTCGGTGGTCCCTTGGGTGATCGCTTTGGCCGCAAGATCGTGATCTGGATTTCGATCCTGGGGGCGCTGCCGTTCACGCTGGCGCTGCCCTATGCCGGGCTCTATGCGAGCGCGGTGCTGTCCGTGGTCATCGGCCTGATCATCTCCTCGACGACGTCGTCGATCATCGTGTTCGCGCAGGAGCTGGTACCGCATCGCTTCGGCATGATCTCCGGCGTGTTCTTCGGTGTCGCGTTCGGCATCGGCGGCCTGGGCGCCGCCGTGCTCGGCAAACTCGCCGACCACACCTCGATCGCCTTCGTCTACCAGGTCTGCGCTTACCTCCCGGCGATTGGCCTGCTTGCGGTGTTCCTGCCCAAGCTGCCGCGGCACGGGCGTTAA
- the glmM gene encoding phosphoglucosamine mutase: protein MSRKYFGTDGIRGRANGLITPELALKVGQAAGLAFQRGDHRHRVVIGKDTRLSGYMIEYAMVAGFTSVGMDVLLVGPMPTPAVAMLTKSMRADLGVMISASHNLFEDNGIKLFGPQGFKLSDDVEKQIEQLLDEPIDKRLAQSASLGRARRIDGVHDRYIEFAKRTLPRDLSLDGLRVVVDCANGAAYKVVPEALWELGADVIPIGVEPDGFNINKECGSTSPEALSKKVREMRADIGIALDGDADRVILVDERGHVVDGDQLLAVIAQSWKEDGRLSRSGIVATVMSNLGLERFLNAQGLDLVRTPVGDRYVLEQMLNGGYNLGGEQSGHIILSDYATTGDGFVAALQVLAVVQKLRRPVSEVCHRFDPLPQILKNVRHKGGKPLDNSDVKSAISDGEQRLNGHGRLLIRSSGTEPVIRVMGEGEDRILVEDVVDTIVSALGQAAA, encoded by the coding sequence ATGAGCCGCAAATATTTCGGGACGGACGGGATCCGGGGCCGCGCCAACGGACTGATCACGCCGGAGCTCGCGCTCAAGGTCGGGCAGGCCGCAGGCCTGGCGTTTCAGCGCGGTGACCACCGCCACAGGGTCGTGATCGGCAAGGACACCCGCCTGTCCGGCTACATGATCGAATACGCCATGGTGGCGGGCTTCACCTCCGTCGGCATGGATGTGCTGCTGGTCGGCCCGATGCCGACGCCGGCGGTCGCGATGCTGACCAAGTCGATGCGCGCCGATCTCGGCGTGATGATCTCCGCCTCGCACAATCTGTTCGAGGACAACGGCATCAAGCTGTTCGGCCCGCAGGGATTCAAGCTCTCCGACGATGTCGAGAAGCAGATCGAGCAGCTGCTCGACGAGCCCATCGACAAGCGTCTCGCCCAGAGCGCCAGTCTCGGCCGCGCCCGCCGCATCGACGGCGTGCATGACCGCTACATCGAATTCGCCAAGCGCACGCTGCCGCGCGATCTGTCGCTCGACGGCTTGCGCGTCGTGGTCGATTGCGCCAATGGCGCCGCCTACAAGGTGGTGCCGGAAGCGCTGTGGGAGCTGGGCGCCGACGTGATTCCGATCGGCGTCGAGCCCGACGGCTTCAACATCAACAAGGAATGCGGCTCCACCTCGCCCGAAGCGCTGTCGAAGAAGGTCCGCGAGATGCGCGCCGACATCGGCATCGCGCTCGACGGTGACGCCGATCGCGTCATCCTGGTCGATGAGCGCGGCCACGTCGTCGACGGCGACCAGCTGCTCGCGGTGATCGCGCAGAGCTGGAAGGAAGACGGTCGGCTGTCGCGATCGGGCATCGTCGCCACCGTGATGTCGAATCTCGGGCTCGAGCGCTTCCTCAATGCGCAAGGGCTCGATCTCGTGCGCACGCCGGTCGGCGATCGCTACGTGCTCGAGCAGATGCTGAACGGCGGCTACAATCTCGGAGGCGAGCAGTCCGGCCACATCATCCTGTCCGACTACGCCACCACCGGCGACGGCTTCGTCGCCGCATTGCAGGTGCTTGCCGTCGTGCAGAAGTTGCGCCGGCCGGTGTCGGAAGTCTGCCACCGCTTCGATCCGCTGCCGCAGATCCTGAAGAACGTCCGTCACAAGGGCGGCAAGCCGCTCGACAATTCCGACGTCAAGTCGGCGATCTCCGACGGCGAGCAGCGGCTCAACGGCCACGGCCGCCTGCTGATCCGCTCCTCCGGCACCGAGCCGGTGATCCGCGTCATGGGCGAGGGCGAGGATCGCATCCTGGTCGAGGACGTCGTCGATACCATCGTCTCCGCACTCGGGCAGGCCGCGGCCTGA
- a CDS encoding alpha-hydroxy acid oxidase, which produces MKHITCIDDLRTLHQRRVPKAFFDYCDRGSYAEETLRANREDMQAIKFRQRILVDVSKRDTSTTILGEPSTMPLILAPVGLLGMQHGDGEIHACRAAQAAGIPFTQSTMSICSIEDIAASVEKPFWFQLYVMKDRGFIKELIQRAIAAKCSALVLTVDLQVIGQRHADIKNGMTVPPEWSLSKLLDFASKPTWVSGVLQGKRRTFGNIAGHVKNTGDLNRLAEWTASQFDTSLNWKDVEWVRSIWPGKLIIKGILDVEDAEEAAKTGAQALVVSNHGGRQLDGAPSSIEVLPEIAEAVGDRMEIMFDGGIRSGQDVMRALALGARSCMIGRAYAYGLGAGGQAGVAKAIDIIQKELLTTMGLCGVNRIDEIDEHIIAM; this is translated from the coding sequence ATGAAGCACATCACCTGTATCGACGATCTTCGCACACTGCATCAGCGCCGCGTGCCGAAGGCGTTCTTCGATTATTGCGACCGCGGCTCCTACGCCGAGGAAACGCTGCGCGCCAACCGCGAAGACATGCAGGCGATCAAGTTCCGCCAGCGCATCCTGGTCGACGTCTCCAAACGCGACACTTCCACCACGATCCTCGGCGAGCCCTCGACCATGCCGCTGATACTCGCGCCGGTGGGCCTGCTCGGCATGCAGCATGGCGATGGTGAGATCCATGCCTGCCGCGCCGCGCAAGCCGCCGGTATCCCGTTCACGCAGTCGACGATGTCGATCTGCTCGATCGAGGACATCGCGGCCAGTGTCGAGAAGCCGTTCTGGTTCCAGCTCTACGTGATGAAAGACCGCGGCTTCATCAAGGAATTGATCCAGCGCGCGATCGCGGCGAAATGCTCCGCGCTGGTGCTGACCGTTGACCTGCAAGTGATCGGCCAGCGCCACGCCGACATCAAGAACGGCATGACGGTTCCACCGGAATGGTCGCTCTCGAAGCTGTTGGATTTCGCCAGCAAGCCCACCTGGGTCTCCGGCGTGCTGCAAGGCAAGCGTCGCACCTTCGGCAACATCGCCGGCCATGTGAAGAACACCGGGGACCTCAATCGCCTCGCGGAGTGGACGGCCTCGCAGTTCGATACGTCCCTGAACTGGAAGGACGTCGAGTGGGTCCGTAGCATCTGGCCGGGCAAGCTGATCATCAAGGGCATTCTGGACGTCGAGGACGCCGAGGAAGCCGCGAAGACCGGCGCGCAGGCCCTCGTCGTGTCGAACCATGGCGGCCGTCAGCTCGACGGCGCGCCGTCATCCATCGAGGTGCTGCCCGAGATCGCCGAGGCGGTCGGTGACAGGATGGAGATCATGTTCGACGGCGGCATCCGCTCCGGCCAGGACGTGATGCGCGCGCTCGCGCTCGGCGCAAGGTCCTGCATGATCGGCCGCGCCTACGCCTATGGCCTTGGCGCCGGCGGCCAGGCCGGCGTCGCCAAGGCGATCGACATCATCCAGAAGGAGCTGCTCACCACCATGGGCCTGTGCGGCGTCAACAGGATTGACGAGATCGACGAACATATCATCGCGATGTGA
- a CDS encoding shikimate dehydrogenase, whose product MTVTKAPAACLIGWPAAHSRSPLIHRYWLRTLGIEGGYVIEAVPPDNLRDFVLRLSLRGFVGANVTIPHKEGVLELSTPDARARAVGAANTLWFADGELRSTNTDVEGFIGNLDASAPGWDAASEALVLGAGGSARAIVFGLLERGISCVHLANRTIGRAEMLARQFGPKVHPVAWDDIDDVLPRAKLLVNTTSLGMHGQPSLDLEVARLPDGAVVADLVYVPLVTPLLAAAKARGLKTADGLGMLLHQAVRGFELWFGQRPQVTAELRALVEADLTKT is encoded by the coding sequence ATGACCGTGACCAAGGCTCCCGCAGCCTGTCTGATTGGATGGCCGGCTGCGCATTCGCGCTCGCCGCTGATCCATCGTTACTGGCTGCGCACGCTCGGGATCGAGGGCGGCTATGTCATCGAGGCGGTTCCACCGGATAATTTGCGCGACTTCGTGTTGCGGCTGTCGCTGCGCGGCTTCGTCGGCGCCAACGTCACCATCCCCCACAAGGAGGGCGTGCTCGAGCTCTCGACGCCCGATGCCCGCGCGCGAGCGGTCGGTGCGGCCAACACGCTGTGGTTTGCTGACGGCGAGCTGCGCTCGACCAACACCGACGTCGAAGGCTTTATCGGCAATCTCGATGCCAGCGCGCCCGGCTGGGACGCAGCCAGCGAGGCGCTGGTGCTCGGCGCCGGCGGCTCCGCGCGCGCCATCGTGTTCGGGTTGCTCGAACGCGGCATCAGCTGCGTGCATCTCGCCAATCGCACCATCGGCCGGGCCGAGATGCTTGCAAGGCAGTTCGGGCCGAAGGTGCATCCTGTTGCCTGGGACGACATCGACGACGTCCTGCCGCGCGCAAAACTTCTCGTGAACACGACCTCGCTCGGCATGCACGGTCAGCCTTCACTCGACCTTGAAGTGGCGCGCCTGCCGGATGGTGCCGTGGTCGCCGATCTCGTCTATGTCCCGTTGGTGACGCCGCTGCTCGCGGCCGCAAAGGCGCGCGGGCTGAAGACCGCCGACGGGCTCGGCATGCTGCTGCATCAGGCGGTCCGCGGCTTCGAGCTGTGGTTTGGCCAGCGACCGCAGGTCACGGCAGAGCTGCGTGCGCTGGTCGAGGCCGATCTCACAAAGACTTGA
- a CDS encoding SulP family inorganic anion transporter has translation MSITGEHAGKLHQLRRPTFTELYLPKLVTVWREGYGWSDFRADVFAGLTVAIVALPLSMAIAIASGVTPDRGLYTAVVGGFIASLLGGSRFQIGGPAGAFIVLVAATADRHGVDGVILATLMAGLFLIAAGFLRIGTYIKFIPYPVTVGFTAGIAVIIFASQLRDLGGITLLAKEPSEFVPKLVALAGGLHTVNPSAVAVAIVSIAIIAGLRRWRPSWPGILIAVVLAAVACAVLSLPVETVGSRFGGIPRELPSPALPAFSLAKATAVLPDAISFALLAAIESLLSAVVADGMTGRRHRSNCELVAQGAANVGAALFGGICVTGLIARTATNIRAGARGPLAGMLHSVFLLLFMLIAAPLASYIPLAALAAVLVVVAWTMAEKHEFATLLRSSWGDAVVLLATFLLTIFRDLTEGILVGFALGAVLFIHRMAEMTGIEERSPLVAADRPDDDNGGRVPYDPALAVDRDVLVYRITGAFFFGAASAIGSVLDGIAGKRKGLVVDFADVPFLDSTAANVLGRVAAKAHRQGIRLFITGASPTVRRALLTHGVAPPRARYRETIARAVADIKGGAAHPAAGEAGTT, from the coding sequence ATGAGCATTACAGGCGAACACGCAGGCAAGCTGCACCAGCTTCGTCGGCCGACCTTTACCGAACTGTATCTGCCAAAGCTCGTCACCGTGTGGCGTGAGGGCTATGGCTGGTCGGATTTCCGCGCCGATGTGTTCGCGGGCCTTACGGTCGCGATCGTCGCGCTGCCGCTGTCGATGGCGATCGCGATCGCCTCGGGCGTGACGCCGGATCGCGGACTCTACACCGCTGTTGTCGGCGGCTTCATTGCGTCACTGCTCGGCGGCAGCCGGTTCCAGATCGGCGGTCCCGCCGGCGCCTTCATTGTGCTGGTTGCGGCGACCGCCGACCGTCACGGGGTCGACGGCGTGATCCTGGCTACGCTGATGGCGGGCCTGTTCCTGATCGCTGCGGGCTTCCTGCGGATCGGCACCTATATCAAGTTCATTCCGTATCCGGTGACGGTCGGCTTCACGGCCGGCATCGCCGTCATCATCTTCGCCAGCCAGCTGCGCGATCTCGGCGGGATCACGCTCCTCGCGAAGGAGCCGAGCGAATTCGTTCCGAAACTCGTCGCGCTCGCCGGCGGCCTGCACACCGTCAATCCGTCGGCCGTCGCGGTCGCTATCGTCAGCATCGCCATCATCGCCGGCCTGCGGCGCTGGCGCCCGTCCTGGCCGGGCATCCTGATCGCGGTCGTGCTCGCGGCGGTCGCATGTGCCGTGCTGTCGCTGCCGGTCGAGACTGTCGGATCGCGCTTCGGCGGCATTCCGCGCGAGCTGCCCTCGCCGGCCTTGCCTGCGTTCTCGCTCGCGAAGGCGACCGCCGTGTTGCCCGATGCGATCTCCTTCGCGCTGCTCGCGGCAATCGAATCGCTGCTGTCGGCGGTGGTGGCCGACGGCATGACCGGACGCCGTCACCGCTCCAATTGCGAGCTGGTGGCGCAAGGCGCCGCCAATGTCGGCGCGGCGCTGTTCGGCGGCATCTGCGTCACGGGGCTGATCGCGCGCACCGCGACCAACATCCGCGCCGGCGCGCGGGGGCCGCTCGCGGGCATGCTGCATTCGGTCTTCCTGCTGCTGTTCATGCTGATCGCAGCGCCGCTCGCGAGCTACATCCCGCTGGCCGCGCTCGCCGCCGTGCTCGTCGTCGTGGCCTGGACCATGGCGGAGAAGCACGAATTCGCGACGCTGCTGCGTTCGTCATGGGGCGATGCCGTCGTGCTGCTCGCAACCTTCCTGCTCACCATCTTCCGCGATCTGACCGAAGGCATTTTGGTCGGCTTCGCGCTTGGTGCGGTCCTGTTCATCCATCGCATGGCGGAAATGACCGGTATCGAGGAACGTTCGCCGCTGGTCGCCGCCGATCGTCCCGATGACGATAATGGCGGGCGCGTGCCTTACGACCCCGCGCTCGCGGTGGATCGCGACGTGCTGGTCTATCGCATCACCGGTGCGTTCTTCTTCGGCGCGGCCTCGGCGATCGGCAGCGTGCTCGACGGCATCGCCGGCAAGCGCAAGGGGCTTGTGGTCGATTTCGCCGACGTGCCGTTCCTGGATTCGACCGCGGCCAACGTGCTCGGCCGCGTCGCCGCCAAGGCCCACCGCCAGGGTATCCGGCTGTTCATCACGGGGGCATCGCCAACGGTTCGCCGCGCGCTCCTCACCCACGGCGTCGCGCCGCCACGCGCGCGCTATCGCGAGACCATCGCGCGTGCGGTCGCCGACATCAAGGGCGGTGCGGCGCACCCCGCGGCCGGTGAGGCGGGCACGACCTGA
- a CDS encoding helix-turn-helix domain-containing protein: MITSFQMRAARALLGIDQRALAELAGVSLPTIQRMEASTGNVRGVVETLMKVVEAFDRAGVELIGEQARSEGGGRGVRLKEPGPPRRVGA, from the coding sequence GTGATCACGTCGTTCCAGATGCGGGCAGCGCGCGCGCTGCTCGGCATTGACCAGAGGGCCTTGGCGGAGCTTGCAGGCGTATCGCTGCCGACCATTCAGCGGATGGAGGCGAGCACCGGCAACGTTCGCGGCGTGGTCGAGACCTTGATGAAGGTGGTCGAAGCCTTTGATCGGGCCGGCGTCGAGCTGATCGGCGAGCAGGCGCGCAGCGAAGGCGGCGGACGTGGCGTTCGGCTCAAGGAGCCGGGGCCGCCGCGGCGGGTGGGAGCATGA
- a CDS encoding IS1182-like element ISBrsp10 family transposase gives MMADDQLFEDLPEQDKPLPKGRGAVRLREPERSQMSMQVAALDDLVGDDHPVRAVWSFVEGLDLSALYDVIKAREGEPGHPPASPKLMLALWLWATIDGVGSARQLDRLCRDHLIYRWLCGGVSMNYHSLSNFRIAHMAVLERLLTQGVASMVDAGLVSLDTLAQDGLRVRAAAGAGSFRRRPRLDELKTAAQTRVERLRFEVETDPAADDRRRRAAKERGARERAERIAAAQERMKELEAERERREKTNKKEVAKQKSPRASTTDADARVMKMADGGWRPAYNTQIVSAPEHQVIVAVDIDTSGSDRGLAQPGIEMVHAEGYQPSNYLVDGGFTKNEAIEWAHANGIKVWCPPAQTKHGTDPYAPKKGDGVGVADWRERMKSDDGKAFYRLRCEHECINAHARRMGLRQLSLRGKIKARIHLLWFAVAHNMMRFFALHAKAQAA, from the coding sequence ATGATGGCTGACGATCAATTGTTCGAAGACTTGCCCGAGCAGGATAAGCCACTACCCAAGGGACGCGGCGCGGTGCGGTTGCGAGAACCGGAACGCAGCCAGATGAGCATGCAGGTCGCGGCATTGGACGATCTGGTAGGGGATGATCATCCGGTCCGCGCGGTTTGGTCGTTTGTCGAGGGGCTGGATCTGTCGGCGCTGTACGACGTCATCAAGGCGCGGGAGGGCGAGCCCGGACATCCGCCGGCCTCGCCGAAGCTGATGCTGGCGCTTTGGCTCTGGGCCACGATCGATGGAGTGGGCAGCGCTCGCCAACTGGACCGGCTGTGCCGGGATCATCTGATCTATCGTTGGTTGTGCGGCGGAGTGTCGATGAACTATCACAGCCTGTCGAACTTCCGGATCGCCCATATGGCGGTTCTGGAACGGCTGCTGACACAGGGCGTCGCGTCGATGGTGGACGCTGGATTGGTGTCGCTCGACACCTTGGCGCAGGATGGTTTGCGGGTGCGCGCGGCGGCCGGAGCGGGCTCGTTCCGCCGGCGGCCACGGCTTGATGAGTTGAAGACGGCAGCGCAGACGCGGGTGGAGCGCCTGCGCTTTGAAGTCGAGACCGATCCTGCGGCCGATGATCGGCGTCGGCGTGCGGCAAAGGAGCGTGGCGCCCGCGAGCGTGCGGAGCGGATCGCGGCGGCGCAGGAACGCATGAAGGAGCTGGAAGCCGAGCGGGAGCGGCGAGAGAAAACCAACAAGAAAGAGGTGGCCAAGCAGAAGTCGCCGCGCGCTTCCACCACCGATGCCGACGCACGGGTGATGAAGATGGCCGATGGCGGATGGCGCCCGGCCTACAACACACAGATCGTATCGGCTCCGGAACACCAGGTGATCGTTGCGGTCGATATCGATACCAGCGGCTCGGATCGGGGCTTGGCCCAGCCGGGGATCGAGATGGTGCATGCCGAAGGCTACCAACCCTCCAACTATCTGGTCGATGGCGGCTTCACCAAAAACGAAGCCATTGAGTGGGCCCATGCCAACGGTATAAAAGTGTGGTGTCCGCCAGCGCAGACAAAACACGGCACCGACCCTTATGCCCCTAAGAAAGGTGACGGTGTTGGCGTCGCGGACTGGCGTGAACGCATGAAGAGCGACGATGGCAAGGCGTTCTACCGGCTGCGTTGCGAACACGAATGCATCAACGCCCATGCCCGACGCATGGGCCTGCGCCAGTTATCCCTGCGCGGCAAGATCAAGGCCCGCATCCACCTGTTGTGGTTCGCGGTCGCTCACAACATGATGCGCTTCTTCGCCTTACACGCCAAGGCGCAAGCGGCATAA
- a CDS encoding elongation factor G has product MGQDVRSPRGPRCIALVGPFQSGKTTLLEAIMARTGAIPRAGSVDAGTSVGDATPEARHHKMTVGLTAVTTSFMGDSYTFLDCPGSVEFAHDMRAALPAVDAAIVVCEADEKKLPQLQIILRELEELKIPRFLFLNKIDRANKRIRETLEMLQPASRVPLVLRQIPIWKDELIEGFVDLALERAFIYREHKASEVVALQGGDLDREKEARFSMLEKLADHDDALMEQLLEDIQPPRDAIFDDLARELRDGLICPVLLGAAARENGVLRLMKALRHEAPGIAETAKRLGVPETRDALGFVFKTLHSQHGGKLSLTRMLAGHLDDGATLQSSSGGASRISGILAVTGAYDTKRAAAEAGDTVALAKLDPIKTGDTVSNGKTPPAALAASEPTPPVLAISVAATDRKDDVKLGQALMRLHEEDPSLVFVMNAQTHDTVLWGQGEMHLRVASERLRDRFGVKVASHPPAIGYQETIRKPIVQRGRHKKQSGGHGQFGDVVLDIRPLPRGEGFKFAEKVVGGAVPRNYIGAVEEGVVDGLARGPLGFPVTDLQVTLTDGSYHSVDSSDLAFRTAARVGLNEGLPLCQSVLLEPIHVVEIVCPTDATAKINAILSARRGQILGFDTRDGWSGWDCVRAMMPEAEIGELIVELRSATAGAGSFTRQFDHMAEVTGRAADQIIAAHQHAA; this is encoded by the coding sequence ATGGGACAAGACGTCAGAAGTCCCCGAGGTCCACGGTGCATCGCGCTGGTGGGCCCCTTCCAAAGCGGTAAAACCACACTTCTCGAAGCCATCATGGCACGAACCGGCGCAATCCCCCGCGCCGGCAGCGTCGATGCCGGAACCTCCGTCGGCGACGCCACGCCAGAGGCCCGTCATCACAAGATGACCGTCGGGCTGACGGCCGTCACCACCAGTTTCATGGGCGACAGCTACACCTTCCTCGATTGTCCCGGTTCCGTCGAATTTGCCCACGACATGCGCGCCGCGCTGCCTGCGGTCGATGCCGCGATCGTGGTCTGCGAGGCCGACGAGAAGAAGCTGCCGCAGCTTCAGATCATTCTGCGCGAGCTGGAGGAGCTGAAGATTCCGCGCTTCCTGTTCCTCAACAAGATCGACCGCGCCAACAAGCGCATCCGCGAGACGCTCGAGATGCTGCAGCCCGCCTCGCGCGTGCCGCTGGTGTTGCGCCAGATCCCGATCTGGAAGGACGAGCTGATCGAGGGCTTCGTCGATCTCGCGCTGGAGCGCGCGTTCATTTACCGCGAGCACAAGGCCTCCGAAGTGGTCGCGCTCCAAGGCGGCGATCTCGATCGCGAGAAGGAGGCCCGCTTCTCGATGCTGGAGAAGCTCGCCGATCACGACGATGCGCTGATGGAGCAGCTGCTCGAGGACATCCAGCCGCCGCGTGATGCCATATTCGACGATCTCGCCCGCGAATTGCGCGATGGCCTGATCTGCCCCGTGCTGCTCGGCGCCGCCGCACGCGAAAACGGCGTGCTGCGCTTGATGAAAGCGTTGCGCCACGAGGCGCCCGGTATAGCGGAGACCGCAAAACGTCTCGGCGTTCCCGAGACCAGGGACGCCCTCGGCTTCGTCTTCAAGACGCTGCATTCGCAGCACGGCGGAAAGCTGTCGCTGACACGGATGCTCGCCGGTCATCTCGACGACGGTGCCACGCTGCAATCCTCCTCCGGCGGAGCCAGCCGCATCTCCGGCATCCTCGCCGTCACCGGGGCCTACGACACCAAGCGTGCCGCGGCGGAAGCCGGCGACACGGTGGCGCTCGCCAAGCTCGACCCGATCAAGACCGGCGACACGGTCTCGAACGGCAAGACCCCGCCGGCAGCGCTTGCCGCCAGCGAGCCCACTCCGCCGGTGCTCGCGATCTCGGTTGCGGCCACCGACCGCAAGGACGACGTCAAGCTCGGCCAGGCGCTGATGCGGCTGCACGAGGAGGATCCCTCGCTCGTCTTCGTGATGAACGCGCAGACCCACGACACCGTGCTGTGGGGGCAGGGCGAGATGCATTTGCGCGTCGCGAGCGAGCGGCTGCGCGATCGTTTCGGCGTCAAGGTCGCCTCGCATCCTCCCGCGATCGGCTATCAGGAAACCATCCGCAAGCCGATCGTCCAGCGCGGCCGCCACAAGAAGCAGTCCGGCGGCCATGGCCAGTTCGGCGATGTCGTGCTCGACATCAGGCCGCTGCCGCGCGGCGAGGGCTTCAAGTTCGCCGAGAAGGTGGTCGGCGGCGCGGTGCCGCGCAACTACATCGGCGCGGTGGAAGAAGGCGTCGTCGATGGGCTCGCACGCGGTCCGCTCGGTTTCCCGGTCACCGATTTGCAGGTGACGCTGACCGACGGCTCCTATCACAGCGTCGATTCCTCCGACCTCGCCTTCCGCACCGCGGCGCGGGTCGGGCTCAACGAAGGCCTGCCGCTATGCCAGTCTGTGTTGCTGGAGCCGATCCACGTGGTCGAGATCGTCTGCCCGACCGACGCTACCGCCAAGATCAACGCGATCCTGTCGGCACGGCGCGGCCAGATCCTCGGCTTCGACACCCGCGACGGCTGGAGCGGATGGGACTGCGTCCGCGCCATGATGCCGGAAGCCGAGATCGGCGAATTGATCGTCGAGCTGCGCTCGGCCACGGCAGGCGCCGGCAGCTTCACCCGCCAGTTCGACCACATGGCCGAAGTCACGGGGCGCGCCGCCGACCAGATCATCGCAGCGCATCAGCACGCGGCGTGA